The following DNA comes from Salvelinus sp. IW2-2015 linkage group LG1, ASM291031v2, whole genome shotgun sequence.
GGGGCAGAGGCTCCACCTTTCCGGCCACTTATCCAGCTCCAGCCCAGAGGCATTCACATTGTCCAAATCCATTGTAAAAAATAGTTTGGTATTTATTTAAAACTTAAACTATGCCTCATTGTCTTCTGTGCTCTATTTTTACACATACTGCATATACTATGGTATTCTAGTAGGAGTGTATAAAAGTGTAGTAGTGCGAGTGTTTATTTCTGATGAAATGTGTGATCTAACTGACGTACAATCCAAAGTAATAAAGTTGATATAGTAGTACATCAAAGTAATCAGACCAATTGTTTTACTACATTTAACTTTGACTCTATTTAGTTGCTTTGTTTAAGTAAACAATTTTAAACAGATGAAGCAAGCCCCACAATTTTACTTTATGTAAAGTTACCATCTCGTTTAATTTGCTATTCAATTCATGAGAGGGCACAGTCATGTATTACACATAGCATATCTTTATGTATTTCTTTGATGCTACAAAGTGAAGGATTTTGTGCATCATATTTTATCATGTGTTTCAGTCTGAAGGGTGGATTTAATATTGTGGAACAACACAAACACTTATGTGAAGGTGTGGGTACATAGGCAAAATAATCTGCTTGGAATTACAAAAccttttgaaaaatgtaaaatattcaaTTCCTTTTTCAATTAAAAATGTAAGTTATGCCTTTGAAAACAATCATATGGTCCTGTGGCTTCGACCCTTAGAGCCTGTCTTTGTTGTTGCGTGAGTGACTGAGGTCTGTGGCTTTTTACGTCGAGGTCGCGGGAGAGCTGGTGTATGGCTGTGTAGAAATGTCAGTGCAGGGACAGGCCCActagtgtgtctgtctgccactTTAGTCTAGCAGACTGGGGGGAACGTCTGAGAGGAAGAGTCACCCGGCTAAGGTTAAGAGCAGGGCATTGTCTGTGTGCCAAACTGCCAATCCATCATAGCATGTGGCTCTGTACCAATATCCATCATACCACCTTGAATAAAGCAATGTATTGGGCATGTATGGGTATTTGAATGTACCGAATGGTTAAATGACAACCAGAACACAAACATGTTTTCAGTTGTCCTCAATTCATAGAACATCCACAGAATAGTAACAGTTTCCTAGTAGCATTTCAGAagtgtaaaacatttttatccAACATAATTTTCATTATTATGAAATCAGCATATCCCCCTCTACTGTTAGACAGCAGTTTGGCTTGTATTCCAGGCAGCTTCATAATAGTAGATCTGGAATGTGTGTAATGCGTTGCGCCCTTAGGTAGAATTAGTAAATTGCAACAGCAAAAAAATTATGTCAGTGCAGCTGTAGCCTTGCATTAAGCTCAGTATGACAGTGCCATATGTGTTGCACTGATGGGCAAGACATGTGCCAAAATGAATGTGCTCAACaagtatggatttcacattattGGGAAATCTGTGACCAAAATACGCGACACgtatccttcgcatagagttgagcaggctgttgattgtggcctgtggaatgttgtcccactcctctgcaatagatgtgcgaagttgctggatattggcgggaactggaacacactgtcgtacatgttgatccagagcatcccaaccccaccgccatcatggggcactctgttcacaacgttgacatcagcaaaccgctcgtccaCACGATGCCAaatacgtggtctgcagttgtgaggccagttggacatactgccaaattctctaaaacaacgtttgagatggcttatgatagagaaatgaacatttaattctctggcaacagctatggtggacattcctgcagtcagcttgccaattgcatgctcactcaaaacttgagacatctgtggcattgtgttgtgtgacaaaactgcacattttagagtggccttttattgtccccagcacctgtgtaatgatcacgctgtttaatcagctccttgatataccacacctatcaggtggatggattattttagcaaagRACAAATGCTctctaacatggatgtaaacaaatttgtgcacaacatttgagataaatatGCTTATTGTGCATCTGAAaaatttctgggaacttttatttcagctcatgaaacatgggaccaacattttacgtgttgcgtttatatttttgttcagtgtagtaggaAATACTTTCTGGTACCTGGCTAATAATTAAACATAGCTGGTAAATGGTTTCTAGTGATGCTTGATTTAATGAATCCACATCTTAGTAAATATTTGGTAATTTCTATATGGTAAAATAGTGCTACCCAGCTTCTCTATGCAAATACTTTTTAATATAAACAAATAGATTGTGAAtacatccaattggtagttacagtcttgtcccatcgctgcaactcccctaaggacttgggagaggcgaaggtcgagagccatgcgtcctccgaaacacgaccctgccaagccacactgcttcttgacacactgctcacttaacctggaagaaagtcgcaccaatgtgttggaggaaacaccgtccagctggcaatcggggtcagcttgcaggcacccagcccgccacatgggacaaggaaatcctgaaccctcccctaacccggacgacgctgggccaattgtgcgccgcctcatgggtctcccggccaCTCGAGAGCTACTTTAATTTGTTATAAAAATCTTAATTTGTTATAACAATCTTATGAAACCGAACAGAATATAGGCTAAATTGCAAGATAAGATATTGATACATGGTCAACCATACTGCCATTGAAAAAATCATACCAAGTATATCAAATATGAACAAACATTGTTTAAAATTCCCTCCTCAAAATGAAAATGTTGGACCTTAACTAATACATTACATTTGTGGGAATACAACACCATTGACTACATGATAATGAAAGGAGAGAACATTAGATCCTATAAATGATTGTCATTGGATCAAAATAACCAAGCACCCATTGTGGTAATTTTGTTGGATATAGTATGCAATATTTGTGTTGAAATTAAatgtgagacagacagaagtAAATAAGAGCAGATTAATAGTATTTTGTATTGATTAGTGAGAATTTATCAATATTTagtaatatatttaaaaaatgctgaTAGTGCTAATTTCATAGGATTTAAGAGTATGTGAGTACAAAAAGGAGGAAGCGAGGAGGACAAAGACAAACAAGAGCAGGGGATAAGGGAAAGTCATATATTGAGTAGTCATCAATATTGAGTCTGTGCACGGCATCGCCAAGGCCTAGGAGGTAGGTGTCATGGCAGAAGAGGGTTTTTTTCAGCTGCAGGCGTCGAAGGCCCAGCCCAGCTCCTTCAGGAAGCTCTTCTTCCCACACTGGACATTTCCGTAGCGCTCCAACTGCAACTCGGGCACGGCCGAGCGCCAGCCAATCTGAGCCTGGGTGGTCTGGGGAACTGGGGGAGAGGGTCCCACCTGCAACCGACCTCAGTGTCACACATAGCCCAGCATTACTGtctgcaaatggcaccctattcccaacataaTGTACgactttcgaccagagccctatcatTGTCTTCCAACAGGTGGGGTCACTGCTACGCGACGTCATCACGctaactgacgtaagacaatTGGATCCCTATAggtcatggtcaaaagtagtgcactatatacatttttgttatgtAGTGGTgcaacggattacatgtaatgtaagggattacaaaaaccaGCAAAARAAatcagcaaaaatattgtaaacagattacagatacttttgaaaaagtagatgattactttgaaattcagaaaggatgtttgcggaaaaaattctttgacacttctctgttttctcaatgacRTTCAAATCatcattgaaaaaaggcacacgtttaagtttgttccacctgagcgagtctgaccacaagtcagagaccactatgatgacacaccaaatgtgtttcatggatcgcgggaaaagaaaagagcaggaataggYTTTTGTAGGCtgcagtccaagctatgtcttccaatggtgtgactgctgttgGCATCCAACGATTATCCAAcgtgaataaacgcttggaggtaaggataaCAGCAGTGGTTTAGTCTACGGCAGTAGTCCAGGACTCCTTCAAACATTCaatctccagctgcgtaccccctctagcaccagggtcagcgcactctcaaatgttgttttttgccatcattgtaagcctgccacacacacacactataagatACATTTTATAAACATAAGAAtaagtgtgagtttttgtcacaacccggctcgtgggaagtgacaaagagctcttataggaccagggcacaaataataatataataataatcaatcattttgctctttatttaaccatcttacatataaaactaaccacaggttaatgagaagggtgtgcttgaaaggatgcacataacgctgcaatgttgggttgtattggagagtctcagtcttaaataatYttccacacagtctgtgcctgtatttagttttcatgccaATGAGGGTCGAGAattcactctcacataggtacatggttgcaaagggcatcagtgtcttagcaGCACGATTTGCTAAGGAAGGWtactctgagcgcagcccaatccagaaatctggcagtggcttctgattaaattcaattttcacagaaccgcttgttgcaatttcgatgaggctatCTTGTTTAGATATCGGTAAGTGCActtggaggcagggcatgaaagggataacgaatccagttgtttgtgtcatccgtttcgggaaagtacctgcgtaattgcgcaccctacacactcaggtgcttcgctatatcacatttgaYattgtccgtaagcttgagttcatttgcacacaagaaatcatacaatgatggaaagacctgtgtgttgtccttgttaatgcagacagagaagagcgccaatttcttaatcatagcctcaattttgtcccgcacattgaatgtAGTTgcaatcctagattcagatctttcaggcgagaaaaaacatcacccagataggccagtcgtgtgaaaaactcatcatcatgcaagcggtgaGACAAGTGAAAATtctggtcagtaaagaaaactttaagcttgtcttaaatttaaaaacatttgtcaatactttgcctcttgataaccagcgcacttctatatgctgtaaaagcgttacatggtcgctgcccatatcattgcctAGTGCAataaatacacgagagttcaggggccttgctttaacaaagttaaccattttcagtagtgtccaaaacgtctttcaagctgtcaggcattcccttggcagctatagcctctcggtggatgctgcagtgtatccAAGTGgggtcgggagcaactgcttgcacatgcgtttaccactccactatgtctccgtgtcatggcttttgcgccatcagtacagataccaatatgagcagcagctacatttggctacatacggaccgttagtggaattcccgcgagagaataatggttaatgtgattggatgttaattatttgactaggctacctgtatttgacattgtattgttatttcgctgaacactagattgtttaattgtatttttttgctgTGAAACGAGACGAcgcaggcgagaaaaaaaactcatCCAAATGTATATCCCCGTTGGAAAATAGAAATGGCCTTTttgaaatgtgaaaaaaatatctatatatattttttaatgtgaatcacattttaattTGTCGTACCCCCGACGGGACTGAGCGTACCCCTGGGGGTATACCTGGTCTACGgcaatacggatatcacttattattgatatctacatagcgcattgatgtgaatcacactgctgctctctcatttagctattggCGCCTTACGtattgtatttgaacccaataatggttgaattcaagaagtttaagctgcctatcaatcattgtttttgaaaccagtggacagccagtaaaAAATGCACTCGAGCAACAGCTGCACAGTGCAGATCCAAACCTATGTAATACAAGTGgtgcttttttttcttcagtagtgctcaaagcatgccattccatgagcgctgcatttatttttcaactcgaatcaatgaatccaatcagtcctccatgacaacaaaatcataaacaacagagaagggctggctaataaatccttagttttggggtcatgcttaggtgaaacaatttggctaatctatacttccatatttccaagtcctattcttgaagatcaaggggtataacatttattggaatgactggaattctgMTAGACTTTGGTTTTTattgtaaatatataatttaattgtattgttatatgtagtagaaagcgatgggttagaagaagcctacataacccaAAGCATAAAGTAAAATTTTACATatatatatggccagctatgtaaactttaacattgatttatcctgcaatagatgttgttcaattggtaacatacatttttgtcttcttctaatgcctcttaaggggaaagtaatctaaaagtaacaatATTTGAGTTTGGGTAATcgaaaagttacgttactgattacaattttggacaggtaactagtaactgtaacggattacatttagaaagtatccTACCCATCCCTGGTTGTGCACTACTATTTAGTGCACtccctttgaccagggccttacTTGACCTTGACCCAAAGGAGTTTGTAAGGACTCACTTGGATGTATTTCTCAGGTGGGGTAGGGGGTCGTGTTTTAAGATGTTGGGGAAGCTCCAATTTGACAACGTCCTTCAGCTTGTTGCTCTCCTCCTGCATCTGTAAACATTGCATGAAATATCTGAACATCTGAAGAAACTCATAGATAAGTGATCGATCAACCCATTAACTTTGATTTTATTGTTTTGATTCAAATGCAGCCCAGTTCAGTCTGTCCCTACCTGGCTAATCAATAGAGGCTATAGGGTTGTATGGTTGTATTCTGAAGAAGTAGAACTTGTTCTGTGTTCATACTGCATCAGGTTTCACTGGCTTACCTCCTTGTAGGACTTGGTCAAGAATCCCCATTTATTGGGCCAGGCCTTGGCTGACTGAAGCTCTATTTTGACATGAACTTTCCTGAAAATAAATCAAAGACATGTATAAGGCTTTTGAACAAACATTGGACCTGCAAAACATGGCTCCTAAATAAATTAACACAGATCAGAGaaccaaatatttcaaaaacaaagatAGTTTCAACGATAATGTAGAGAGAGTAGGCTAATCCTCTACTGAACCTGAGTAAAATCAATATAttctatactactactgctactaatgctagtactactactactaccagcctACAACTACTTgttctactactacttctactactactactactactactactactactgaacttgcctactactaccaccaccaccaccattaacTACTGCTAACCAATCCACCATTACTGCAGTACCACTACTGCCACTActacaataacaataacacatcCTCATCTTGAACAAAAGTGACAAACCTTGtgctatataaaaaaaagaaagtcgaATTTGTCAGCAAAATTCAAGGAATACACAATATAACATTTAATTGCATTTGTTTTGTTGTAAACTCATAGACTTTAAAGAGTTTACCAGATTTCATCTTTATCCACAAAGCTGCATTCTTTACCAGATCCAAGTGGTTTGCAGGCTGCCATCTATGCTGGCAagcgtgtctgtctctctgtagtgtATGTGACTTCTCACCTTTCAGTCTTATATAGTYTTGTATGTTATACGAACAGATATGTTTACCATCACCATAGCAACATAGTGGAGTCAGAGAAACTATCCTTTTGTGTATCCTTGGAAACAATTCCAAATCATTTGAATGTCACACATTGTGTAAAATTAGAAACAATTTGAGTAAACAATAATGAGTGTTGTAATGGACTTGGAYTATATACGTACATCTTTTTAACTGACATTTTTAAGTTAATAATCAGCACCCCCTTTTGAGCAGCAATTGCTCACATCAATTTATACATGTCTTCCTGCAATGCATTTAAAATTACAGTTTTTATAGCAAATAAGGTMAATTGAATTGTGACTTCCTTAAAGCTTAAATGCCACTGTTAAATGGCGTCGATGATAGTGATTTAGCACTCTTAGCAATACCTGTTGAATATTTAAATAAAAAGGCATTTGTCCTGACCTAAAGGTCAGACCTCAGAGGTCCCAAAGCTGGATAACTACCTCCATAACGTCTCCTACCTTACAGTAATCACAGAGCAGTAGTACAAGTTTAcaatttacaattggctcattcatccccctcctctcccctgtaactattccccaggtcgttgctgcaaatgagaacgtgttctcagtcaacttacctggtaaaataacggtgaaataaaattaaaaaaaacaagctgACTCAATGTAATAGTACTACTCTTAGCAGATGCAGTATTTCAGACTGCCAGTAGAGGATGTTCTCTTCCTTCTTTTGAACTGCATCAATACCAAACCTCAGTCAGTCATCAGAATTTACAGAAtgggtacctggaggaaaatggggaggCTCATGGTTTTTCAATTTCATTCAAGGGGaaggtttagtattttttttaaagcagtccaggggagggtcatgcaatttgtcattgttgatatttctatatttctcagTGCTTTAGaattaaataaaatcaaatgttattagtcacatgcgccgaatacaacaggtgtagaccttacagggaaatgcttacttacaagcccttaaccaacaatgcagtttttaagaaaaatacccccccaaaaataagagtaacaaataattaaagagcagcagtaaaataacaatagcgaggctatatacagggggtaccggtacagagtcaccagttagtcgaggtaattgaggtaatatgtacatgtaggtagagttattaaagtgactatgcaaagataataacagatagtagcagcagcgtaaaagaggggggcaatgcaaatagtctgggtagccatttgattagatgtgcaggagtcttatggcttggggatagaagctgtttagaggcctcttggacctagacttggtgctccggtacctattgccgtgcggtagcagagagaacagtctatgactaggctggctggagtctttgaaagtctttagggccttcctctgacactgcctggtatagaggtcctggatggcaggaagcttggccccagtgatgtactgggccgtacgccctaccctctgcagtgccttgcggtcggaggccgagcagttgccataccaggcagtgatgcaacccgtcaggatgctctcgatggtgcagctgtagaaccttttgaggatatgaggacccatgccaaatcttttcagtctcctgagaggtaataggttttgtcgtgccctcttcacgactgtcttgtgtgcttggaccatgttactttgttggtaatgtggacgccaaggaacttgaaggctctcaacctgctccactacagcctcgtcgatgagaatggggcgtgctcggtctccttttcctgtagtccacaatcatctcctttgtcttgatcacgttgggggagaggttgttgtccttgcaccacacagtcaggtctctgacctcttccctataggctgtctcgtcgatgtcggtgatcaggcctaccactgttgtgtcatcggcaaacttaatgatggtgttggagtcgtgcctggccgggcagtcatgagtgaacagggagtacaggaggggactgagcacgtacacctgaggagcccccgtgttgaggatcagcgtgggcagattgtgttgttacctacacttaacacctgggggcagcccgtcaggaagtccaggattcagttgcagagggaggtgtttagtcccagggtccttagtttagtggatgagcttgagggcactatggtgttgaacgctgagctgtaagtcaatgaataacattctcacataggtgttccttttgtcagtgtggaaagggcagtgtggatggAATAACGatgtgcatcatctgtggatctgttggtgcggtatgcaaattggagtgggtctagggtttctgggataatggtgttgatgtgagccatgactagcctttcaaagcacctcatggctacagacgtgaatgctacgggttggtagtcatttaggcaggttaccttactgttcttgggcacagggactatggtggtctgcttgaaacatgttggtattacagacagggagaggWtgaaaatgtcagtgaagacacttgccagttagcGCATGCTCRcagtacacgtcctggtaatccgtctggccctttggccttgtgaatgttgacctgttWAAMGATCTTACGCAcattggctgcagagagcgtgatcacacagtcgtccggattAGTTGctgattctctgctgggcacRCAATATCAAGTGCGCCTGTAGGCTATTtggtgtggtctcaatcaaattatccatagcctataggctacgacGTGCctgctcggagaagcacagagcaaagttaKAYTTCTAAGAKAGCTGCGATGGTGTgaataaaactaggctgcattatacagtgcaatggatattccaaccctgagccMCAACCTGCTCTactcttgctgatcaaaaacacttttttggtgttgCCTAACCAATGCTGTACCGTGTARGCCTgcagtggcagttcaggaggagagtcaaataATTATTcagtattgtattatttattaggCCTAGTcccaaaaaatctatatattgTGCAtggactagcctatagcctatWttctgttcagtttgagaaggagagcgtgAAGATGAGAAGGCggaccggaggtcaactttgatcGCTACctactactataattgattttaatgaaaacaatatttttcttGCCCTTggtgtatttatcagagttattgacctcacaataagccagattcaagTAACGttcattgtggtgctgaaacttgRAGCAGCACCCGCAGCACAACCAATCAGAAATGGATAGCttatggtgctgaaagtaggcaattTTGGATTAGGTATAATTCATTTAAACTGTTTtaattttaattagactttactaacaacaagagggctttgtgttggagcctatttcttcctatttcagAAATAAGAGGtaagcctacctgtttgacagacaaaattaggataTAGGCTGATATATACATAGATTTGTTGGCCAATTCCTCCACCCAYCATGCACTTTTAAAATAGCCGACCTCTGTGTCAGTGAAGGACTCCGATGCATATGGGCATATCATTGTttagtttctttgacattcagaggatGAACTACAACCTTCTATASCCAAGGAAACCAAAAAGTACTTTTCTTgagaagtaatctaattctgtcactatcaattgattaagctattcactttctgtacaatagaaaaTGGTTCAACCCAAACAGCTTTCAGGGAAACACCTTCTGTCATTGGGTTAAGCCatggaagaagagtagccagcagttaaagcttaaATGTTTCTGTGTCGGTAGGCTTACCGTCTGGGGTGGAAAGgcaggcctaacttttgaaagtaccatgctcagattcttACCGacgcaaacaagacacactgatttggcattggagaaatatgataagatgaactcataggcctatctctctgtccattcttagtcTGTAATTTCGGTAATTTGTGTGGTAGcctattaaaaaagattctgctttTGCTATGACGATCTTTCCACCCTTACTCTTGTCCATGGTGGtctgtgaacccacaaccttctggcctgcAGCCCTGTACGCTGTCAAAATTCCTGCGTTAcaatgtaatgcttacaggacgaAGAACTGTTCTTAAAAtggcatatctaaggctctggtctgtccaagaagtgagggtaacCGGTAAGGATGTTCTCTGCTATCGACTTTATGTTTTAATAATTATTTTGAGTATAGGGCAAGGTCACTTGTTTTTCTTTTCAAGTGTTCAGGAAGGatttaggtcaaatatattttgctgaggGAGGAcgatccattttcatttcagagaggtcccaTTTTCTCCATGTAATACTTAACATAAATAACGTTCACGTTATGATAAATCTGGTGATATTGTGTCACCCATAAAATGGCGccagagaagaaggcagacgttttacatatccccaaccgattgtgtttttttgtaacttattattttacttattttgtacataatgttgccgctaccgtctcttatgacaaaaataacttctggacatcaggactgtgattactcaccacggactggcagaatagtttttttcctttaacgagtctgacgagcccgacgcaaacaatatactgctttctcgggaacaggcccagatccccgtaatttgcgtgaagaggaggcggagaaaaaggggccaaagggagtgcaccagctgttatttacaaaaatacatagtccgacGCACCTTGTCTTACaagaggccgctgttctatcctgctggtacagcgtataaccagccagctgtatgttgatattgtcgttgttcagccacgactctgtgaaaYATAATATATtatagttttgaatgtcccgttggtagttcaATCTTGCgcataggtcatcgattttattctccaaggaTTGCACGTTTGCTTGCAGACCGTCAagatgtccaggacccagttgcacagagtggggtcgagacccagggtctcgagcttaatgacgagtttggagggtactatggtgttaattgctgagctgtagtcgatgaacaacattcttacataggtattcctcttgtccagatgggttagggcagtgtgattgtgattgcatcgtctgtggacctattggggcggtaagcaaattggagtgggtctagggtgtcaggtagggtggaggtgatatggtccttgactagtctctcaaagcacttcatgatgacggaagtgagtgctatggggcgatagtcatttagctcagttaccttagctttcttgggaacaggaacaatggtggccctcttgaagcatgtgggaacagcagactgggataaggattgatt
Coding sequences within:
- the LOC111966307 gene encoding ciliary microtubule inner protein 1; translated protein: MAACKPLGSGKECSFVDKDEIWKVHVKIELQSAKAWPNKWGFLTKSYKEMQEESNKLKDVVKLELPQHLKTRPPTPPEKYIQVGPSPPVPQTTQAQIGWRSAVPELQLERYGNVQCGKKSFLKELGWAFDACS